A single genomic interval of Sulfurovum sp. TSL6 harbors:
- the pssA gene encoding CDP-diacylglycerol--serine O-phosphatidyltransferase yields MKNANLIYILPNLFTASSIFVGVISIVEASKGNFVLASWLILLALVFDGLDGRIARMTNTTSQFGVEFDSLADIISFGIAPAMLLHFFIGNEFGRFGILVSALYVIFGAIRLARFNISTAKTDPNVFIGLPIPTAAIFVSMWILLFHKYTLEDYAIILLFLTLGIAVLMVSNFRYPSFKKVSLDKPMVFKTMIMLMLTASLLYLFSAEGFAIVILGYTLYGPLRALYTLNLRKINIKR; encoded by the coding sequence ATGAAAAACGCAAATCTTATCTATATCCTGCCAAATCTGTTTACTGCAAGCAGTATCTTTGTAGGAGTGATAAGTATAGTGGAAGCGAGTAAAGGAAACTTTGTTCTTGCATCCTGGCTCATACTCTTGGCACTTGTCTTTGATGGTTTGGATGGTCGTATTGCACGTATGACAAACACAACCAGCCAGTTTGGTGTAGAGTTTGACTCTTTGGCAGACATTATCTCTTTTGGTATCGCTCCAGCCATGTTACTCCACTTTTTCATAGGCAATGAATTTGGACGTTTTGGTATCCTGGTCTCTGCACTCTATGTGATCTTTGGTGCTATCCGTTTAGCACGATTTAACATCTCTACTGCAAAGACTGATCCCAACGTATTTATAGGGCTACCCATTCCTACTGCAGCTATATTTGTCTCCATGTGGATACTTCTCTTTCACAAATACACACTTGAAGATTACGCTATTATCTTACTTTTTCTGACACTTGGGATCGCAGTACTGATGGTCAGCAATTTTCGTTACCCATCATTTAAGAAAGTAAGCTTAGACAAACCTATGGTCTTTAAAACCATGATCATGCTCATGCTGACGGCTTCTCTGCTCTATCTTTTTTCAGCAGAAGGCTTTGCCATTGTGATCTTGGGATATACGCTTTATGGTCCTCTACGTGCACTGTATACACTCAATCTTAGAAAGATCAATATTAAAAGATAA
- a CDS encoding 2-isopropylmalate synthase, whose protein sequence is METIKIFDTTLRDGEQSPGASMNTEEKIQIAAQLERLGVDIIEAGFAAASPGDFDAIDKISQRVTNSTVCSLARAIDSDVKAAGEAIAKAKMRRIHTFIATSSIHMEHKLKMKPDEVIKRAVRAVEYARTFVDDVEFSCEDAGRSDIGFMKEISDAVIEAGASTINLPDTVGFRLPFEIGAMVKEMSEYTKGRAIISVHNHNDLGLGVANSLEAVINGARQVECTINGLGERAGNAALEEIVMALKTRSDVFADYQTNINTKEIYPSSRLIANITGIEPQPNKAIVGKNAFAHESGIHQDGMLKNKETYEIIRPEDIGLDMDDTLVLGKHSGRAAFKDKLTKLGFTLSDEALNASFERFKIMADKKKDIYDDDLRALVTDEMTTAPKVFELVSLQLMDCSNGVPSAAVSIKKDENEIIDAGIGEGTIDAVFKTIDRISGYEGQLMDYKVKSVSEGKDALANVTVKVSFNGEPAIIGHGLNIDTMLASARAYIGALNSYLSMKGKLKSRHSDSSKTV, encoded by the coding sequence ATGGAAACCATAAAAATATTTGATACCACATTAAGAGACGGTGAGCAAAGCCCCGGGGCTTCCATGAACACTGAAGAAAAGATCCAGATCGCTGCACAGTTGGAGCGTTTGGGTGTAGACATCATTGAAGCGGGATTTGCAGCTGCAAGTCCCGGAGATTTTGATGCGATCGATAAAATATCACAACGGGTGACAAACTCGACGGTTTGTTCTTTAGCCAGAGCCATTGACTCAGATGTGAAAGCGGCAGGGGAAGCCATAGCCAAAGCAAAGATGAGACGTATCCATACATTCATCGCCACGTCAAGCATACATATGGAACATAAGCTTAAGATGAAACCTGATGAAGTGATCAAAAGAGCTGTAAGAGCTGTTGAATATGCCCGTACATTTGTGGATGACGTAGAGTTTTCCTGTGAAGATGCAGGCCGTTCAGATATCGGTTTTATGAAAGAGATATCTGATGCTGTCATAGAGGCAGGTGCAAGTACCATAAACTTGCCCGATACAGTCGGGTTCAGACTTCCTTTTGAAATCGGTGCCATGGTCAAAGAGATGAGTGAATACACCAAAGGCAGAGCGATCATTTCTGTACATAATCACAATGACTTAGGTTTGGGTGTCGCAAACTCTTTAGAGGCTGTGATCAATGGTGCAAGACAGGTAGAGTGTACCATCAACGGTTTAGGTGAGAGAGCAGGAAATGCTGCACTTGAAGAGATAGTCATGGCATTAAAAACACGTTCTGATGTTTTTGCAGACTATCAAACAAATATCAATACAAAAGAGATCTATCCATCAAGCCGTTTAATTGCCAACATTACAGGCATAGAACCTCAGCCAAACAAAGCCATTGTCGGTAAAAATGCTTTTGCACATGAGAGCGGCATACACCAAGACGGTATGTTGAAAAATAAAGAGACCTATGAGATCATCCGTCCTGAAGATATCGGATTAGATATGGATGACACGTTGGTCTTAGGTAAGCATTCTGGCCGTGCAGCCTTTAAAGACAAATTGACCAAGTTAGGGTTTACTTTAAGTGATGAGGCATTAAATGCCTCTTTTGAACGCTTTAAGATCATGGCAGATAAGAAAAAAGATATTTATGATGATGACTTAAGGGCTTTGGTCACTGATGAGATGACTACGGCACCTAAAGTATTTGAATTGGTCTCTTTACAGTTAATGGATTGTTCCAATGGTGTACCCTCTGCAGCTGTCAGTATCAAAAAAGATGAGAATGAGATCATTGATGCAGGTATAGGTGAAGGAACGATCGATGCGGTCTTTAAAACCATAGACAGAATCTCCGGCTATGAGGGTCAATTAATGGACTACAAAGTAAAATCAGTAAGTGAAGGGAAAGATGCCTTGGCAAATGTAACCGTTAAAGTCTCATTTAACGGTGAACCTGCCATCATAGGGCACGGATTGAACATAGACACGATGCTGGCCTCTGCAAGAGCCTACATCGGTGCTTTAAATTCCTATTTGAGCATGAAAGGGAAGTTAAAGTCTCGTCATAGTGACAGTTCTAAAACTGTGTAA
- a CDS encoding GlsB/YeaQ/YmgE family stress response membrane protein, producing the protein MDITGLVIFLVIGAVAGWLAGTLIKGGGFGLLGNIVIGIIGAVVGGFVFSLLGISTGGLIGSIITATAGAIILLFIIRLIKQV; encoded by the coding sequence ATGGATATAACAGGATTAGTGATTTTTTTAGTCATAGGTGCAGTAGCAGGTTGGTTGGCCGGAACTTTAATAAAAGGTGGTGGCTTTGGTCTGCTTGGTAATATCGTTATCGGAATTATTGGTGCAGTAGTTGGAGGCTTTGTATTTAGCTTACTTGGCATTTCTACAGGAGGTTTAATTGGTTCAATTATTACAGCAACTGCCGGGGCCATTATATTGCTATTCATTATCAGGCTTATTAAACAGGTATAA
- the ftsH gene encoding ATP-dependent zinc metalloprotease FtsH has product MAKQNNNQDNNNNNNFFNNNPLLAFALFSIVIIMIFKSFVGDSGGLGNMLDSNNVTQTKTVKYSEIKSEIAKGTITSVKLTPTTIEAIADIDGRKTRFVAQNVPTYDKELIPLLEEKKITYEGIMGGGFLSDLLGSLLPILIFFGIWIFLAKKMSKGMGGGILGAGKADKLINSEKPDTKFNDVQGVEEAKDEVKEIVDFLKFPERYIELGAKIPKGLLLVGPPGTGKTLLAKAVAGEASVPFFSVSGSSFIEMFVGVGASRVRDLFAQAKKEAPAIIFIDEIDAIGKSRASGGQMGGNDEREQTLNQLLAEMDGFGANTPVIVLAATNRPETLDAALLRAGRFDRQVLVDKPDYDGRLAILKVHSKDVKLSANVDLRIVAKQTAGLAGADLANIINEAALLAGRFNKKEIEQEDLLESIERSFVGLEKKNRKISEVEKKIVAYHESGHALMAELTPGATRVTKVSIIPRGLGALGYTLHLPEDEERFLKQKHELMAEIDVLLGGRAAEEIFIGEISTGAGNDLDRATAILKDMISVYGMTDVAGLMVLSRSQNSFLGGGAVSTDYSEKMAEDMDNYIRSTLNERYTYVKNTLTEYHQAIENMTAVLLDVEVIEGKKVREIIETYEKENNLKSRLAHGDKIAKAEAAAKEESDTDA; this is encoded by the coding sequence ATGGCTAAGCAAAATAATAACCAAGATAATAATAACAATAATAATTTTTTTAACAATAATCCACTGTTGGCATTTGCACTCTTTTCTATCGTTATCATCATGATCTTTAAATCATTTGTAGGTGATAGTGGTGGTCTGGGTAATATGTTGGACAGCAACAATGTCACACAAACCAAAACAGTAAAATACTCAGAGATCAAGAGTGAAATAGCAAAAGGGACGATCACGTCAGTAAAGCTTACTCCTACAACAATAGAAGCTATCGCTGATATTGATGGACGTAAAACGCGTTTTGTTGCTCAAAATGTCCCTACCTATGATAAAGAGCTTATCCCTCTCTTGGAAGAAAAAAAGATTACCTATGAAGGTATCATGGGTGGCGGCTTTCTTTCTGACCTGTTAGGTTCACTGCTTCCTATCCTCATATTCTTTGGTATTTGGATCTTTTTAGCCAAAAAAATGTCTAAAGGTATGGGTGGTGGCATACTGGGTGCAGGTAAAGCCGACAAGCTCATAAACTCTGAAAAACCCGACACAAAATTTAATGATGTGCAGGGAGTTGAGGAAGCCAAAGATGAAGTGAAAGAGATCGTTGATTTCCTTAAATTTCCTGAACGATACATAGAACTCGGGGCAAAGATCCCCAAAGGTTTACTTTTAGTAGGACCTCCAGGAACTGGTAAAACACTGCTTGCAAAAGCTGTTGCAGGTGAAGCCTCTGTACCATTCTTCTCTGTCAGCGGTTCAAGTTTCATTGAAATGTTTGTGGGTGTAGGAGCAAGCCGTGTGCGTGACCTTTTTGCCCAGGCTAAAAAAGAAGCACCCGCTATTATCTTTATTGATGAGATCGATGCCATTGGTAAGAGCCGTGCATCTGGCGGACAGATGGGTGGAAATGATGAAAGAGAACAAACACTCAACCAACTACTTGCAGAGATGGATGGGTTTGGTGCAAACACCCCTGTTATCGTATTGGCTGCGACGAACAGACCGGAAACCCTCGATGCTGCACTGCTTCGAGCAGGACGTTTTGACAGACAAGTCCTTGTAGACAAACCTGACTATGACGGACGTTTAGCTATCTTAAAAGTACACTCTAAGGATGTGAAACTTTCAGCCAATGTTGACTTGAGGATCGTTGCAAAACAAACAGCTGGTTTGGCAGGTGCAGATTTGGCGAATATCATCAATGAAGCCGCTCTTCTAGCGGGAAGGTTTAACAAAAAAGAGATAGAACAAGAAGATCTTTTAGAATCTATAGAGCGTTCATTTGTGGGACTTGAAAAGAAAAACAGAAAGATCTCAGAAGTTGAGAAAAAGATCGTCGCCTATCATGAAAGTGGTCATGCGCTGATGGCAGAACTTACACCAGGGGCAACACGTGTGACTAAAGTCTCTATCATTCCTAGAGGATTGGGTGCACTGGGCTATACCCTGCACCTTCCTGAAGATGAAGAGCGTTTCTTAAAACAAAAGCATGAGCTTATGGCTGAGATAGATGTACTTCTAGGTGGACGTGCGGCTGAAGAAATTTTCATCGGTGAGATAAGTACAGGTGCGGGTAATGACCTTGACCGTGCTACGGCTATCTTAAAAGATATGATCTCTGTCTATGGGATGACCGATGTAGCAGGACTCATGGTTCTTTCTCGTAGCCAAAACTCTTTCCTTGGCGGTGGTGCAGTATCAACAGACTATAGTGAGAAAATGGCAGAAGATATGGATAACTATATCCGTTCCACTTTGAATGAACGTTATACGTATGTCAAGAATACGTTAACTGAATACCATCAAGCGATAGAAAACATGACTGCAGTACTTTTAGATGTTGAAGTGATAGAAGGTAAAAAAGTACGTGAGATCATAGAGACATATGAAAAAGAAAATAATCTAAAGAGCCGTTTGGCTCATGGTGACAAGATAGCAAAAGCAGAAGCTGCTGCTAAAGAAGAATCAGATACCGATGCCTAA
- a CDS encoding carboxypeptidase-like regulatory domain-containing protein — protein sequence MKKSFFYKGLFLMLLVLGIGSQTIADAPSSNYDNPVYTGDIVGQINTCLVLGSSEGVRVYIPGSSFEAITGSVGNFKMSHVQSGTYNLVVTQDGHNIGSIPNVTVMPKQISDIGTVTLCLNNEGDSLQKR from the coding sequence ATGAAGAAGTCTTTTTTTTATAAAGGATTGTTTTTAATGCTTTTGGTTCTCGGTATAGGTAGTCAAACTATTGCAGATGCACCTAGTTCAAATTATGATAATCCAGTATATACGGGTGACATTGTTGGTCAAATTAATACGTGTTTAGTTTTAGGTTCGAGTGAAGGTGTTAGGGTTTATATACCTGGCTCTTCTTTTGAGGCCATTACAGGTTCAGTTGGCAATTTTAAAATGAGTCATGTTCAGTCAGGTACATACAACTTGGTTGTAACACAAGACGGACATAATATAGGTAGTATTCCTAATGTAACTGTTATGCCAAAACAAATTAGCGATATTGGAACAGTTACATTATGCTTAAATAATGAAGGTGATAGCTTACAAAAGAGGTGA